A single region of the Paraburkholderia sp. SOS3 genome encodes:
- a CDS encoding FAD/NAD(P)-dependent oxidoreductase, which produces MNGEQVDLAIVGGGPAGMAAATLAASLGVSVVLLDEQTAPGGQIYRNVAAAPPGRLDVLGPDYAAGRALVDAFQRSTARHIGAAAVWHVSAERMVHYLQDGQVKSVQARQVILCTGALERPFPIPGWTLPGVLSAGAAQILLKTADARPSAPVVLGGCGPLLYLLGWQYMRAGVRVRAIVDTTDAADRRRALAHIGGAIAGWRYLEKGLAMMRALRRAGVPFYRGASGLEVEGDDAAHALRFVSAGRAQRIESRVVLLHQGVVPNTQFTWSLRAAHRWDDAQLCFVPVTDDWGALDLPGLYVAGDGRGIGGALAAALQGQLSALGAACALGRLPVDERDRRALPLRAELAAHMRVRPFLDALYRPKAQNRVPADDVLVCRCEEVTAGTLREHVKLGCTGPNQAKSFGRCGMGPCQGRLCGLTVTEVIADARQVSPDEVGYYRIRPPIKPITLGELARQA; this is translated from the coding sequence ATGAACGGTGAGCAGGTCGATCTCGCAATCGTCGGGGGCGGACCGGCAGGCATGGCCGCGGCCACGCTCGCGGCGAGCCTGGGCGTATCGGTGGTGCTGCTCGACGAACAAACCGCGCCCGGCGGCCAGATTTATCGCAATGTCGCCGCCGCGCCGCCGGGACGGCTCGACGTGCTCGGTCCCGACTATGCCGCGGGCCGCGCCCTGGTCGACGCGTTCCAGCGATCCACCGCACGCCACATCGGCGCAGCGGCCGTGTGGCACGTCAGCGCCGAACGAATGGTCCATTATCTTCAGGATGGCCAGGTTAAATCGGTGCAGGCGCGGCAGGTGATCCTATGCACCGGCGCGCTCGAACGGCCGTTCCCGATTCCGGGCTGGACCCTGCCGGGCGTGCTGAGCGCGGGCGCGGCGCAGATCCTGCTCAAGACCGCGGACGCGAGGCCGTCGGCGCCGGTGGTGCTGGGGGGCTGTGGGCCGCTGCTTTATCTGCTCGGCTGGCAATACATGCGCGCGGGGGTTCGGGTGCGCGCGATCGTCGATACGACCGATGCCGCCGACCGGCGCCGCGCGCTCGCGCATATTGGCGGCGCGATCGCCGGCTGGCGCTATCTGGAGAAAGGGCTGGCGATGATGCGCGCCTTGCGGCGCGCCGGCGTGCCGTTCTATCGAGGCGCGAGCGGACTCGAGGTCGAAGGCGACGATGCCGCGCATGCGTTGCGCTTTGTCAGCGCGGGCCGCGCGCAGCGGATCGAAAGCCGTGTGGTGCTGCTGCATCAGGGCGTCGTGCCCAATACGCAGTTCACGTGGTCGCTTCGCGCCGCGCATCGTTGGGACGATGCACAGCTGTGCTTTGTCCCGGTCACCGACGACTGGGGCGCGCTCGATCTGCCCGGTCTCTATGTTGCCGGCGACGGTCGCGGCATTGGCGGTGCGCTCGCGGCCGCGCTGCAGGGACAACTTTCGGCGCTCGGCGCGGCATGCGCACTCGGTCGGCTGCCGGTTGACGAACGCGATCGCCGCGCTTTGCCGCTGCGCGCGGAACTGGCTGCGCACATGCGGGTGCGGCCGTTCCTCGATGCGTTGTACCGACCGAAAGCGCAGAACCGTGTTCCCGCCGACGACGTGCTCGTCTGCCGGTGCGAAGAAGTCACCGCCGGCACGCTGCGCGAACATGTGAAGCTCGGCTGCACCGGCCCGAACCAGGCGAAATCGTTTGGACGCTGTGGCATGGGGCCGTGTCAGGGCCGGCTATGCGGCCTCACCGTCACCGAGGTCATTGCCGACGCCAGGCAGGTCTCGCCGGATGAGGTCGGTTACTACCGGATCAGACCGCCGATCAAGCCGATCACGCTCGGCGAGCTGGCCCGGCAAGCGTGA
- a CDS encoding NAD(P)/FAD-dependent oxidoreductase, with protein MSASGMAGADVIVVGGGFHGLSSALHLARAGARVIVLEAEYCGRHASGVNAGGVRTLGRHLAEIPLALASRELWHRLPELVGDTAGFVPSGQIKVAETDAELELLRTRVAELNQRGYRHEVLIDAATVRTLLPAVAPHVTGGIWAADDGHALPFRAVTAFRRAAQRLGVTVHEGMRADALRRVGERWEVTAAGRRFTAEYVVNAAGAWASGIAKQVGEPVPEEPVALLLTITHRVPAFCTPVVGATGRPLSFKQFDNGTVLIGGGVRGSVDMAARSGDVDFAQLASNARTALDLFPHLRGVGINRTWAGIEGFMPDGIPVISPSRTAPKLVHSFGFSAHGFELAPAVGRIVADLVTSGRSALPVEPFRIDRFH; from the coding sequence ATGAGCGCGTCGGGGATGGCGGGGGCAGACGTGATTGTCGTTGGCGGTGGCTTTCATGGCTTGTCGAGCGCGTTGCATCTCGCCCGCGCCGGCGCCCGGGTCATCGTGCTCGAAGCCGAGTACTGCGGGCGGCATGCATCGGGCGTCAACGCGGGCGGGGTACGCACGCTGGGCCGCCATCTCGCCGAGATTCCGCTTGCGCTCGCCTCGCGCGAACTATGGCACCGGCTGCCGGAACTGGTCGGCGATACGGCCGGCTTCGTGCCGAGCGGACAGATCAAGGTAGCGGAAACCGACGCCGAGCTGGAACTGCTGCGCACGCGCGTCGCCGAGCTCAACCAGCGTGGTTATCGGCATGAAGTCCTGATCGACGCGGCCACCGTGCGCACGCTGCTGCCCGCTGTCGCGCCGCATGTGACGGGCGGCATCTGGGCTGCCGACGATGGTCATGCATTGCCGTTTCGCGCGGTCACGGCTTTCCGCCGCGCGGCGCAGCGGCTCGGCGTCACGGTTCACGAAGGTATGCGCGCGGACGCGCTGCGGCGCGTCGGCGAGCGTTGGGAAGTCACGGCGGCAGGGCGACGCTTCACCGCCGAATACGTGGTCAACGCGGCGGGCGCATGGGCGAGCGGTATCGCAAAGCAGGTCGGCGAGCCGGTTCCGGAGGAGCCGGTTGCGTTGCTGCTGACCATCACGCATCGCGTGCCCGCGTTCTGTACGCCCGTGGTCGGCGCCACTGGGCGTCCACTATCGTTCAAGCAGTTCGACAATGGGACGGTGCTGATCGGCGGTGGCGTTCGCGGCTCGGTCGACATGGCTGCTCGCAGCGGCGACGTCGACTTCGCGCAACTCGCGTCGAACGCGCGTACCGCACTCGATCTGTTTCCCCATCTGCGCGGCGTTGGGATCAACCGGACCTGGGCCGGCATCGAAGGCTTCATGCCCGACGGCATCCCCGTCATCAGTCCGAGCCGGACGGCGCCGAAGCTCGTTCACTCATTCGGCTTCTCGGCGCATGGCTTTGAGCTCGCTCCGGCTGTCGGCCGCATCGTCGCGGACCTTGTGACGAGCGGCCGTAGCGCGCTGCCGGTCGAACCGTTTCGCATCGACCGCTTTCATTGA
- a CDS encoding ABC transporter ATP-binding protein yields MTFLQLDSLSKRFGDFNAVQGFSLDVARGEFISLLGPSGCGKTTTLQMIAGFVTPSAGRILLDGRDISPLAPEKRGMGVVFQSYALFAHMSVAENVGFGLDMRKVPRAERAKRIQQTLSLVRLEGLDKRYPRELSGGQRQRVAIARALVIQPEVLLLDEPMSNLDAKLREEMHIELRAIQRQLGITTILVTHDQVEAMTMSDRIAVMHGGRIVQIAAPLDAYERPESPFASTFLGRTNALAGTVLERKPHCCVVRVGARTVHVPHDGREVGDAVNVYVRPEKLRLTAGGEGALPGRIRTRLFLGSHWMLEVDSVLGTFRVSQPNIGTPPPTEGEAVNVAWSDDDLRILDAEASHG; encoded by the coding sequence ATGACATTTCTGCAACTCGACAGCCTGTCAAAGCGCTTTGGCGATTTCAACGCCGTTCAGGGCTTCTCGCTCGACGTGGCGCGCGGCGAGTTCATCTCGCTGCTCGGTCCGTCCGGCTGCGGCAAGACGACGACGCTGCAGATGATCGCCGGCTTCGTCACGCCGAGTGCCGGCCGCATCCTGCTCGATGGGCGCGACATCTCGCCACTCGCGCCCGAGAAGCGCGGGATGGGCGTCGTGTTCCAGAGCTATGCGCTGTTTGCGCACATGAGCGTCGCGGAGAACGTCGGCTTCGGACTCGACATGCGCAAGGTGCCGCGTGCCGAGCGTGCGAAGCGGATTCAGCAGACGCTGTCGCTGGTGCGGCTCGAGGGACTGGACAAGCGTTACCCGCGCGAACTGTCGGGCGGCCAGCGCCAGCGCGTCGCGATTGCGCGTGCGCTGGTGATCCAGCCGGAAGTACTGCTGCTCGACGAGCCGATGTCGAATCTCGATGCGAAGCTGCGCGAGGAGATGCATATCGAGCTGCGCGCGATCCAGCGTCAACTCGGCATCACGACGATTCTTGTCACGCATGACCAGGTTGAAGCGATGACGATGAGCGACCGGATCGCCGTCATGCACGGCGGACGCATCGTGCAGATCGCCGCGCCGCTCGACGCCTACGAGCGTCCCGAATCGCCGTTCGCCTCGACGTTTCTCGGCCGCACCAATGCGCTCGCGGGCACCGTGCTCGAACGTAAGCCGCACTGCTGCGTCGTGCGGGTCGGCGCGCGCACGGTGCATGTGCCGCACGATGGCCGCGAGGTCGGCGACGCGGTGAACGTCTACGTGCGCCCGGAAAAGTTGCGTCTGACAGCGGGCGGCGAGGGCGCGCTGCCGGGCCGCATCCGCACACGCCTGTTTCTCGGCAGCCACTGGATGCTCGAGGTCGATAGCGTGCTCGGCACGTTCCGCGTCAGCCAGCCCAATATCGGCACACCGCCGCCGACCGAGGGCGAGGCCGTCAACGTTGCGTGGTCGGACGACGATCTGCGCATTCTCGACGCGGAGGCATCCCATGGCTGA
- a CDS encoding ABC transporter permease translates to MRRNGVFPLLYHTLFIAFMVAPLVVVVAVSFTGKGYISMPTDGLSLRWFRALGQADDFISAFWLSIRLGIVAATVAVALAVPAALALTRYRFAGRGALTSFFLSPLMIPYVVLGVAFLRFFTLAGMTGSFFWLALTHVIVVMPYALRLVLASATGLERDGERAARSLGAGRFTAFRRVVLPLLLPGVAGGWILAFIQSFDELTMTVFVATPGTTTLPVAMYNDIAQNIDPLVTSISAVLIVGTVLLMIVLDRVVGLDRVLIGKG, encoded by the coding sequence ATGCGCAGGAATGGTGTCTTCCCGCTTCTCTATCACACGCTTTTTATTGCGTTCATGGTCGCGCCGCTGGTCGTGGTGGTCGCGGTGTCGTTCACGGGCAAGGGCTATATCTCGATGCCGACCGACGGGCTGTCGCTGCGCTGGTTCCGTGCGCTCGGGCAGGCCGACGATTTCATCTCCGCGTTCTGGCTGTCGATCCGGCTTGGCATCGTCGCGGCGACCGTCGCGGTCGCGCTCGCGGTGCCGGCCGCGCTCGCGCTGACGCGCTACAGGTTCGCCGGGCGCGGCGCGTTGACGAGTTTCTTTCTGTCGCCGCTCATGATTCCGTACGTGGTGTTGGGCGTCGCATTCCTGCGTTTCTTCACGCTCGCGGGAATGACGGGCTCGTTCTTCTGGCTGGCGCTGACTCACGTGATCGTCGTGATGCCGTATGCGCTGCGTCTCGTGCTGGCATCCGCCACCGGCCTCGAGCGCGACGGCGAACGCGCGGCGCGCTCGCTCGGCGCCGGGCGTTTCACGGCGTTTCGACGCGTCGTGCTGCCGCTGCTGCTGCCGGGTGTCGCGGGCGGCTGGATTCTGGCTTTTATTCAAAGCTTCGATGAGCTGACGATGACCGTGTTCGTCGCGACGCCCGGCACCACGACGCTGCCGGTCGCGATGTACAACGACATCGCACAGAACATCGATCCGCTCGTGACGTCCATTTCGGCCGTACTGATCGTCGGTACGGTGCTGCTGATGATCGTGCTCGACCGCGTTGTCGGACTCGACCGTGTCCTCATCGGCAAAGGTTGA
- a CDS encoding LysR family transcriptional regulator yields the protein MNFIHLYAFYEVARAGSVSGGAERLHVSQPAVTREIRELEDRLGLILFDRLPRGVALTEAGSILYDYADRIFKLADGAENRLKELSGLDAGHITIGASATLGVYFVPDIIAQFNAQHPRVSIDLVVTNTERVEAGLRDLTYALGFIEGPFDDSIFHAHRIGSDEIAIVAASSHPRAGTSLLARQLVDHAVIMREPGSGTRAVVEEAYARAGSRIEPLMSVSDTEAIKRMLLARHALAYLSVLSVKDEIRRGELTTIAVDDLRIERPLHMVWMKGRSLSPSSQAMFDLVVETT from the coding sequence ATGAACTTCATTCACCTCTACGCATTCTATGAAGTTGCCCGCGCCGGGAGCGTCAGCGGCGGTGCCGAGCGTCTGCACGTGAGTCAGCCCGCCGTGACGCGTGAAATTCGCGAACTGGAAGACCGTCTCGGCTTGATCCTGTTCGATCGCCTTCCGCGCGGCGTCGCGCTGACCGAGGCGGGGAGCATTTTGTACGACTACGCAGACCGGATCTTCAAACTGGCCGACGGCGCGGAAAACCGCTTGAAAGAACTATCCGGTCTCGACGCAGGGCATATCACGATCGGGGCAAGCGCGACACTTGGCGTCTATTTCGTGCCGGACATCATCGCCCAGTTCAATGCGCAGCACCCGCGTGTGTCGATCGACCTCGTGGTGACGAACACGGAACGCGTCGAAGCCGGACTGCGCGACCTCACCTATGCACTCGGCTTCATCGAGGGGCCGTTCGACGATTCGATTTTCCACGCGCATCGCATCGGTTCGGATGAAATTGCGATCGTCGCGGCATCGTCTCATCCGCGCGCGGGAACGTCGTTGCTCGCGCGCCAGCTCGTGGATCACGCGGTGATCATGCGCGAGCCGGGATCGGGTACGCGAGCGGTTGTCGAGGAAGCCTATGCGCGGGCCGGCTCGCGTATCGAACCTTTGATGTCGGTCAGCGATACCGAAGCAATCAAACGCATGCTGCTTGCGCGGCATGCGCTCGCGTATCTGTCGGTACTCAGCGTGAAGGACGAGATACGACGTGGAGAGCTGACGACGATCGCTGTCGACGACCTGCGCATCGAACGACCGCTGCACATGGTCTGGATGAAGGGCCGGTCTTTATCGCCGAGCAGTCAGGCGATGTTCGACCTCGTTGTCGAGACGACGTAG
- a CDS encoding LysR substrate-binding domain-containing protein — protein sequence MRIALQKRIGCHNRQRKIGWKILFFGQSIIFCYGPCTMKLRQLEAFRATMLCQTVTRASEMLHISQPATTRLLADLERSLGFSLFERVKGRLYPTVEAQALYEEVQRSLFGVDRIARAAEEIRALQRGTLQIVGAPAIALSFLPHAVADYLKTHTEAHVSVLVHSSPSVVDMVVGQRCDVGFAILSMNHPSAHGERLISTRMVCALPAGHRLCALDTIRPHDIAEERFIAHPRTLDSRLQIEALFAAQGIRLKAQLETQVSHAICSFVEAGVGISLIDAMSAWSYRGTGVVFKPFEPALVTDFSILTPSQRPPALLLKSFVQHVREFAVANLDPRFVAV from the coding sequence TTGCGAATTGCTCTGCAAAAGCGGATTGGCTGTCACAATAGGCAGAGAAAAATCGGATGGAAAATTCTTTTTTTTGGCCAGTCGATAATATTTTGTTATGGACCTTGCACAATGAAACTCCGCCAGCTCGAAGCGTTTCGGGCCACCATGCTTTGTCAGACGGTCACGCGAGCGAGCGAGATGCTGCATATCTCGCAGCCTGCAACCACACGTCTTCTGGCCGATCTCGAACGATCGCTAGGGTTTTCACTATTCGAGCGCGTGAAGGGCCGGCTCTATCCGACCGTCGAGGCCCAGGCGCTTTACGAAGAGGTGCAACGCTCGCTCTTCGGAGTCGACCGGATCGCACGCGCGGCCGAAGAAATCCGGGCGTTGCAACGCGGCACGCTGCAGATCGTGGGAGCGCCTGCTATCGCGCTATCGTTTCTGCCGCATGCGGTTGCTGATTATCTGAAGACGCATACCGAGGCCCATGTGTCCGTGCTGGTGCATTCGTCGCCATCGGTGGTCGATATGGTTGTGGGCCAACGCTGCGATGTCGGCTTCGCGATCCTGTCGATGAATCATCCGAGCGCGCACGGCGAGCGATTGATCTCCACGCGCATGGTATGCGCGTTACCGGCCGGGCATCGGCTCTGCGCGCTCGATACGATTCGCCCGCACGACATTGCCGAAGAGCGCTTCATTGCGCATCCGCGCACGCTCGATTCGCGGCTGCAGATCGAAGCGTTGTTTGCGGCTCAAGGTATTCGACTCAAGGCGCAGCTCGAAACACAGGTGTCGCATGCCATCTGTTCGTTCGTCGAGGCTGGAGTGGGAATTTCGCTGATCGATGCAATGAGCGCATGGAGCTATCGCGGCACGGGCGTCGTGTTCAAGCCGTTTGAGCCCGCGCTTGTTACGGATTTTTCGATTTTGACGCCGTCCCAAAGGCCACCTGCATTGTTGTTGAAGTCATTTGTGCAGCACGTGCGGGAATTTGCCGTTGCCAATCTGGACCCGCGGTTTGTTGCCGTCTGA
- a CDS encoding ABC transporter permease, with product MADLALAPERQAQRAPWLLAGPALLLFVGLLVVPMFLIAVLSFHAFDGTRGVLPDYTVSNYIEVLSDPYYHEIFLRTAGLSLAVTALSIVLGVPETLILARMRSPWRSVFLLIILGPLLISVVVRTLGWAILMGRVGLINEALLALHLTDSPVRLLFSMTGVTIALVHVLVPFMVISVWASIQKLDPQVENAGLSLGGPRFTVFRRVVLPQLLPGVLSGSIIVFALSASAFATPAILGGRRLKVVATAAYDEFLSTLNWPLGAAIAVLLLIANVAIILGCNRLIERRFRAIFES from the coding sequence ATGGCTGACCTCGCGCTCGCCCCGGAACGGCAGGCGCAGCGCGCCCCCTGGCTTTTGGCCGGGCCCGCATTGCTGCTGTTCGTCGGCCTTCTGGTGGTGCCGATGTTCCTGATCGCGGTCCTGTCGTTCCATGCGTTCGACGGCACTCGCGGCGTCCTGCCCGATTACACGGTGTCGAACTATATCGAGGTGCTGAGCGATCCCTACTACCACGAAATATTCCTGCGCACAGCGGGGTTGTCGCTTGCTGTCACGGCGCTGTCGATCGTGCTCGGCGTGCCGGAAACATTGATTCTCGCGCGCATGAGAAGCCCGTGGCGCAGCGTGTTTCTGCTGATCATCCTCGGGCCGCTCCTGATCTCGGTCGTGGTGCGCACGCTCGGCTGGGCGATTCTGATGGGCCGCGTCGGCCTCATCAACGAGGCGTTGCTCGCGCTGCATCTGACCGATTCGCCGGTCCGGCTGCTGTTTTCGATGACGGGCGTCACGATCGCGCTCGTGCATGTGCTGGTGCCGTTCATGGTGATTTCAGTGTGGGCGTCGATCCAGAAGCTCGACCCGCAGGTCGAGAACGCCGGTCTGTCGCTCGGTGGTCCGCGCTTCACGGTGTTTCGGCGCGTCGTGCTGCCGCAACTGCTGCCGGGCGTATTGTCGGGCAGCATCATCGTGTTCGCGCTGTCCGCGTCGGCGTTCGCCACGCCGGCGATTCTGGGCGGCCGCCGGCTCAAGGTCGTCGCGACAGCCGCTTACGACGAATTCCTGAGTACGCTCAACTGGCCGCTCGGCGCGGCGATCGCGGTCCTGCTGCTGATCGCGAACGTCGCGATCATCCTCGGATGCAACCGGCTCATCGAACGGCGCTTCCGGGCGATCTTCGAATCCTGA
- a CDS encoding NAD(P)/FAD-dependent oxidoreductase gives MKATEVIVVGGGLVGMAVAYGLARHGAKVTVLDEGDDALRASRGNFGLVWVQGKGYGLPAYARWSMESARLWPQLAAALVDESGVDVQLKQPGGFHLVHSEAQAREREARLGWLRDALRGAYPFEMLDHAAVRARLPAVGPEVFGASYTPMDGHANPLKLLRALYAACGKRGVEWVRNQRVERIDPAQGVFTVHGIGRSWQAQKVVLAAGLGNAVLAPWVGLHAPVRPNRGQVLIGERTTRFLDYPTTYVRQTDEGTIQLGDSMEDVGYDDTTTIDVLGTIARRGVRSFPVLAGLKLVRAWSALRVMSPDGFPIYEQSRSSPGAFVVTCHSGVTLAAAHVLRIAPWIAGAAAPQDLDVFAGDRFLNPQRTFDHAH, from the coding sequence ATGAAAGCAACTGAGGTGATCGTGGTCGGCGGCGGTCTCGTCGGCATGGCGGTCGCATACGGTCTCGCGCGTCACGGCGCGAAGGTCACCGTGCTCGATGAAGGCGACGACGCCTTGCGCGCGTCGCGCGGCAACTTCGGGCTGGTGTGGGTGCAGGGCAAGGGTTACGGGCTGCCGGCCTATGCGCGCTGGAGCATGGAATCGGCGCGGCTGTGGCCGCAACTGGCGGCGGCGCTCGTCGACGAGTCGGGCGTCGACGTGCAGCTGAAGCAGCCTGGCGGCTTCCACCTCGTCCACTCGGAAGCGCAGGCGCGCGAACGCGAGGCGCGGCTTGGCTGGTTGCGCGACGCGCTTCGCGGTGCGTATCCGTTCGAGATGCTCGACCATGCGGCGGTCCGCGCGCGTCTGCCGGCGGTCGGTCCCGAGGTGTTCGGCGCGAGCTATACGCCGATGGACGGCCACGCGAATCCGCTCAAGTTGCTGCGTGCGCTCTATGCGGCGTGCGGGAAGCGCGGCGTCGAATGGGTGCGCAACCAGCGCGTCGAGCGGATCGACCCGGCGCAAGGCGTGTTCACGGTGCACGGCATCGGCCGCAGCTGGCAGGCGCAGAAGGTCGTGCTGGCCGCGGGCCTCGGCAATGCCGTCCTGGCACCGTGGGTCGGCCTGCATGCGCCGGTGCGCCCGAACCGCGGGCAGGTGCTGATCGGCGAGCGCACGACGCGCTTTCTCGACTATCCGACCACCTACGTGCGCCAGACCGACGAAGGCACGATCCAGCTCGGCGATTCGATGGAGGATGTCGGCTACGACGACACCACGACCATCGACGTGCTCGGCACCATCGCCCGGCGCGGCGTGCGCAGCTTCCCGGTTCTCGCGGGGCTCAAGCTGGTGCGCGCATGGAGCGCGCTGCGGGTGATGAGCCCCGATGGTTTCCCGATCTACGAGCAATCCCGTTCATCGCCGGGCGCCTTCGTCGTCACCTGTCACAGTGGCGTGACGCTCGCGGCGGCGCACGTGCTGCGCATCGCGCCGTGGATTGCCGGCGCGGCGGCGCCGCAGGACCTGGACGTATTCGCGGGCGACCGCTTTCTGAATCCGCAACGGACCTTCGATCATGCCCACTAG
- a CDS encoding (2Fe-2S)-binding protein encodes MPTSSLFSVPARAGDGAPRITVELDGVALQVPSGCSVAAALLVSGVTRFRSTPVSGSARAPYCMMGVCFECLMEIDGEPNRQTCLIEVRDGMKIRSQEGARDLMAGAVEGHHER; translated from the coding sequence ATGCCCACTAGCAGTCTATTCAGTGTGCCGGCACGGGCCGGCGACGGTGCCCCGCGCATCACCGTCGAACTCGACGGCGTAGCGCTTCAGGTGCCGTCCGGATGCAGCGTCGCGGCGGCGCTGCTGGTCTCCGGCGTCACGCGATTTCGCAGCACGCCGGTCAGCGGCAGCGCACGCGCGCCGTACTGCATGATGGGCGTCTGCTTCGAATGCCTGATGGAGATCGATGGCGAGCCGAACCGGCAGACCTGTCTGATCGAAGTGCGCGACGGCATGAAGATCCGGAGCCAGGAAGGCGCCCGGGACCTCATGGCCGGTGCGGTGGAGGGCCATCATGAACGGTGA
- a CDS encoding ABC transporter substrate-binding protein, producing the protein MIKTRLATAAFAACMSLTALTASAQPTLYVGSYGGSTQTAFEKSIIPAFEKAHDVKIVYVPGNSTDTLAKLQAQKDKEELNVVLLDDGPMYQAVQFGFCDKLADAPVYHDLYPLAHMSDKAVALGVVATGLAYNTDAFRKAGLPPPTSWTALTDRRFSQKIAIPPISNTYGLQTLLMFARLNGGSETRIAPGFDALIKQVAPNVLAWEPSPGKMTELFQDGDVTLAVWGSGRVLTLAQTGFPIRFVYPKEGAMALLTAVCPVVQNRQAELSQQFVQYLLSPQVQTLLAQTQAWGPVNSKTELAPAVAATVPYGKDQIANLKTTDWAVVNEKRADWTNQWNRQVER; encoded by the coding sequence TTGATCAAGACCAGACTGGCCACCGCGGCGTTCGCGGCTTGCATGTCGCTGACCGCGCTCACGGCATCGGCGCAGCCCACGCTCTATGTCGGCTCATACGGCGGTTCGACGCAGACTGCGTTCGAAAAGAGCATCATCCCGGCGTTTGAAAAGGCCCATGACGTCAAGATTGTCTACGTGCCGGGCAATTCGACCGACACGCTCGCCAAACTGCAGGCACAGAAGGACAAGGAAGAGCTGAACGTCGTGCTGCTCGACGACGGCCCGATGTATCAGGCAGTGCAGTTCGGTTTCTGCGACAAGCTCGCCGATGCGCCGGTCTATCACGACCTGTATCCGCTCGCGCATATGAGCGACAAGGCAGTCGCGCTGGGCGTCGTGGCCACTGGCCTTGCCTACAACACCGATGCGTTCAGGAAGGCCGGCCTGCCACCGCCGACGTCGTGGACCGCGCTGACCGACAGGCGCTTCAGCCAGAAGATCGCGATACCGCCGATTTCAAACACCTATGGCTTGCAGACGCTGTTGATGTTCGCACGCCTGAATGGCGGCAGTGAAACCCGTATTGCGCCGGGTTTCGACGCACTCATCAAGCAGGTCGCGCCTAACGTGCTCGCGTGGGAACCGTCGCCGGGCAAGATGACCGAACTGTTTCAGGACGGCGACGTCACGCTCGCGGTATGGGGCAGTGGCCGCGTGCTGACGCTCGCGCAAACCGGCTTCCCGATCCGCTTCGTGTATCCGAAGGAGGGCGCGATGGCACTGCTGACTGCGGTGTGTCCGGTCGTGCAGAACAGGCAGGCGGAACTCTCGCAGCAGTTCGTGCAGTACCTGCTGTCGCCGCAGGTTCAAACCCTCCTCGCGCAAACCCAGGCTTGGGGACCGGTCAACAGCAAGACCGAGCTTGCGCCCGCGGTTGCGGCGACCGTGCCTTACGGCAAAGACCAGATTGCGAATCTGAAGACCACGGACTGGGCCGTCGTCAACGAGAAGCGCGCCGACTGGACCAACCAGTGGAACCGGCAGGTCGAGCGCTAA